In Clostridium sp. SY8519, one genomic interval encodes:
- a CDS encoding GIY-YIG nuclease family protein — translation MSENNYTYMLRCGDGSLYTGWTNHIRKRLTDHQSGRGAKYTRSHQPVELVYLEVYDTREEAMHREAVIKKLSRMKKLALIAEHPGWRTLMPPAETEQNGDGV, via the coding sequence ATGTCAGAAAATAATTATACCTATATGCTTCGCTGCGGAGACGGCAGCCTGTATACGGGATGGACGAATCATATACGAAAACGCCTGACCGATCATCAAAGCGGCAGAGGGGCGAAATATACCCGCAGCCATCAGCCGGTGGAACTGGTCTATCTGGAAGTGTATGACACCCGGGAGGAAGCCATGCACCGGGAGGCGGTGATCAAGAAGCTGAGCCGCATGAAAAAACTGGCACTGATTGCGGAACATCCCGGCTGGCGGACGCTGATGCCGCCGGCAGAAACGGAACAGAATGGAGATGGCGTATGA
- a CDS encoding SMC family ATPase — translation MKPIKLTMSGFGPYADKQEIPFDRLEGCGLYLITGDTGAGKTTIFDAITYALYGEASGSSRDDARMFRSKYADAHTATYVELLFSYHGKKYTVRRNPEYERPKTRGQGTTRQAAGAVLEFSDGRPPVTKTQEVTRVITDLIGLDRVQFTQIAMIAQGDFLKLLLAKTEERSRIFRQIFHTEPYRQLQQKLHGDTAALKNAYERAEAVLAQTIARIHPDTEKEEEQLQALGLHQRKEREQLLEEMIHRDQKEADRLEQAYRDLDRRRNELQKEYSKAETDHRNREELRREEKILLEEQQKLFSAKAVLQKETEKDPEREQLRIQIAEEEKRLPEYEELTRIQSAGQKAEENRKKDQAGIAAEEARQEKQEKAYRQMLETRSSLKEVPQQLLREMHGLEQFQDREKLIRRISEQCRGIDREWKEIHTAREEYQKELEAYRRMHDREGRLNQQFLNAQAGLLAQTLTDGEPCPVCGSTVHPSAAELTREAPTEEMVSQAREQTAQQQERAGACSRRLGEMTARTGAHVRELAGNAARLFPELTEETWIQIFRKAEEQQTWPEEFTVRFRAVFDQNKTQKAEYQKRIQMYRQQKKELDALEQKIPESEDSLKQTQSRLEQWRQKQVRDQAEYENCRARLEECRRKLPFRSLQEARDQIIRQKAQLKQMTETRQQAEACYQECARAVDVRSGKTEALRKALEGSTPADRKELDTRRSDLEKEWNQLRDRQKTISLRLSENETVCKDLKMREKELTQLEEQQSWMMNLNATLNGTLSGKDKMMLETYIQTHYFDRVIGRANTRFMQMSSGQYELKRRREASNQRSQSGLELNVLDHHNGSERSVRTLSGGESFMASLSLALGLADEIQSTAGGIQLDTMFVDEGFGSLDEDTLNQAMRAFDDLSQSGRQIGIISHVSELKERIRNQIVVTKDVCGKSRARIVQE, via the coding sequence ATGAAACCGATCAAACTTACAATGTCCGGGTTCGGACCTTATGCGGATAAGCAGGAAATCCCCTTTGACAGACTGGAGGGCTGCGGACTTTATTTGATTACCGGGGATACGGGAGCCGGAAAAACCACGATTTTTGACGCCATTACCTACGCGCTGTACGGGGAAGCCAGCGGCAGCAGCCGGGATGATGCCAGAATGTTCCGCAGCAAATATGCCGATGCCCATACGGCGACTTATGTGGAATTGCTTTTTTCCTATCACGGAAAAAAATATACCGTTCGAAGAAATCCGGAATATGAGCGTCCAAAGACCAGGGGACAGGGGACAACCAGACAGGCAGCAGGCGCCGTACTGGAATTTTCCGACGGACGGCCGCCGGTGACAAAGACCCAGGAAGTGACCCGGGTGATTACAGATCTGATCGGTCTGGACCGGGTGCAGTTTACACAGATTGCCATGATTGCCCAGGGGGATTTTTTAAAGCTTCTGCTTGCGAAAACCGAAGAACGCAGCCGTATTTTCCGTCAGATTTTTCATACCGAGCCCTACCGTCAGCTGCAGCAGAAGCTGCACGGTGACACGGCGGCATTGAAGAATGCCTACGAACGGGCTGAGGCGGTGCTGGCACAGACCATAGCCAGGATTCATCCGGATACGGAGAAAGAAGAGGAGCAGCTGCAGGCACTGGGACTGCATCAGAGGAAAGAACGGGAACAGCTGCTGGAGGAAATGATTCACAGGGATCAGAAGGAAGCCGACCGTCTGGAACAGGCATACCGAGACCTGGATCGTCGGCGGAATGAGCTGCAGAAGGAATATTCCAAAGCGGAAACCGATCACAGGAATCGGGAAGAGCTCCGCAGGGAAGAAAAGATTCTCCTGGAAGAACAGCAGAAACTGTTTTCAGCAAAGGCAGTGCTTCAGAAAGAAACCGAAAAAGATCCGGAACGGGAGCAGCTGCGGATCCAAATTGCCGAAGAAGAAAAACGGCTTCCGGAGTATGAGGAACTGACGCGGATTCAGTCTGCCGGACAGAAGGCAGAAGAGAATCGGAAGAAGGATCAGGCGGGCATTGCCGCAGAAGAGGCAAGGCAGGAAAAGCAGGAAAAGGCATACCGGCAGATGCTGGAAACCCGCAGCAGCTTAAAGGAAGTGCCCCAGCAGCTGCTCCGGGAAATGCACGGACTGGAGCAGTTTCAGGACAGAGAAAAACTGATCCGCAGAATATCGGAACAGTGCCGCGGGATTGACCGGGAATGGAAGGAGATCCATACTGCGCGGGAGGAGTATCAGAAAGAGCTGGAAGCCTACCGCCGGATGCATGACAGAGAAGGAAGACTGAACCAGCAGTTTCTGAATGCCCAGGCAGGGCTTCTGGCACAGACATTGACAGACGGGGAACCATGTCCCGTCTGCGGATCTACGGTACATCCTTCCGCCGCGGAACTGACCCGGGAAGCACCGACAGAAGAAATGGTCAGTCAGGCCCGGGAGCAGACGGCACAGCAGCAGGAGCGGGCCGGAGCCTGCAGCCGCAGGCTGGGTGAGATGACGGCCCGTACGGGAGCCCATGTCCGGGAACTGGCCGGCAATGCCGCCCGCCTGTTTCCGGAACTGACGGAGGAAACGTGGATACAGATTTTCCGCAAGGCAGAGGAGCAGCAGACCTGGCCGGAAGAATTTACCGTAAGATTCCGCGCAGTATTTGATCAAAATAAAACTCAAAAAGCGGAATATCAGAAACGAATTCAAATGTACCGGCAGCAGAAGAAAGAACTGGATGCCCTGGAGCAGAAAATACCGGAATCAGAGGATTCTCTGAAGCAGACCCAGTCCCGGCTGGAGCAGTGGAGACAGAAACAGGTCAGAGACCAGGCAGAATACGAAAACTGCCGGGCGCGGCTGGAAGAGTGCCGCCGCAAACTGCCCTTCCGTTCGCTGCAGGAGGCGCGGGATCAGATCATCCGGCAGAAGGCACAGCTGAAGCAGATGACAGAGACCAGACAGCAGGCGGAAGCCTGTTATCAGGAGTGCGCCAGAGCCGTGGATGTCCGCAGCGGAAAGACGGAGGCCCTGCGAAAGGCACTGGAAGGCAGTACACCGGCAGATCGGAAGGAACTGGATACCAGACGGTCAGACCTGGAAAAAGAATGGAATCAGCTGCGGGACAGACAAAAGACCATATCCCTGCGGCTCAGTGAGAATGAAACCGTTTGCAAAGATCTGAAAATGCGGGAAAAGGAGCTGACACAGCTGGAGGAACAGCAGTCCTGGATGATGAACCTGAATGCCACACTGAACGGGACCCTCAGCGGAAAAGACAAGATGATGCTGGAGACTTATATCCAGACCCATTATTTTGATCGGGTGATTGGCCGGGCCAATACCCGTTTTATGCAGATGAGCAGCGGGCAGTATGAATTGAAACGCAGGCGGGAAGCCAGCAACCAGCGCAGTCAGAGCGGGCTGGAACTCAATGTCCTGGATCACCACAACGGCAGCGAACGCAGTGTCCGCACGCTGTCCGGCGGGGAGTCCTTTATGGCGTCCCTGTCGCTGGCACTGGGACTGGCGGATGAGATTCAGAGCACCGCAGGCGGCATCCAGCTGGATACTATGTTTGTAGACGAGGGCTTCGGCTCCCTGGACGAGGATACACTGAATCAGGCCATGCGGGCCTTTGATGATCTGAGTCAGAGCGGCCGGCAGATTGGAATCATTTCCCATGTCAGCGAATTAAAGGAAAGAATCCGCAATCAGATTGTAGTGACAAAAGATGTCTGCGGAAAGAGCAGAGCGCGAATTGTACAGGAATAG
- a CDS encoding ECF transporter S component gives MRTNHEKELAVSAAAQSGSNAKFIAITAIFVALTFVFTAFVNIRLPIAANGGLVHLGNIPLFIGAIIFGKKTGAIAGAVGMGLFDLMGGWSLWAPFTFVIVGLMGFVVGKITEKQEHQKFVWYAVAILAACGIKIVGYYIAEGIIYGNWIAPVTSIPGNLVQIGIAAVITLAIVGRLRKAAAVTGLIRTDD, from the coding sequence ATGAGAACGAATCATGAAAAAGAGCTTGCGGTTTCAGCGGCGGCACAGAGCGGAAGCAATGCGAAATTTATTGCAATCACCGCAATTTTTGTTGCGCTGACCTTTGTGTTTACCGCATTTGTGAACATCCGTCTGCCGATTGCGGCCAATGGCGGACTGGTTCATCTGGGGAATATTCCGCTGTTTATCGGAGCCATTATTTTCGGTAAAAAAACAGGGGCGATCGCCGGTGCAGTGGGTATGGGATTATTTGACCTGATGGGCGGATGGTCGCTGTGGGCACCTTTTACCTTTGTAATTGTAGGCCTGATGGGATTTGTGGTAGGAAAGATTACAGAAAAACAGGAGCATCAGAAGTTTGTCTGGTATGCAGTGGCGATTCTCGCGGCGTGCGGAATAAAAATCGTGGGTTATTATATTGCGGAAGGCATTATTTACGGAAACTGGATCGCGCCGGTTACATCGATTCCGGGTAATCTGGTTCAGATCGGGATTGCGGCAGTCATTACACTGGCGATTGTCGGCCGCCTGAGAAAAGCGGCAGCAGTCACCGGACTGATCCGTACGGACGACTGA
- a CDS encoding TatD family hydrolase: protein MIFDTHAHYNDRQFDSDREELLASMKDHNVGTILNVGASVQDCRDTVELAHRWPMIYGAVGVHPDHTGELNEEIFAWLRETAGTDDRIVAIGEIGLDYHWNIESHETQKKWFIRQLELAGELDLPVSIHSRDAAQDTLEIMKTYGQGLTGSIHCFSYSPEIAEEYVKMGFCIGTGGVVTFKNAKKLKNTVARTPMEYLLLETDCPYLAPSPHRGERNHSIYLDFVADTVAQLKGISKEEVIRQTEANARRVFLKAKN from the coding sequence ATGATATTTGATACCCATGCGCATTATAATGACAGACAGTTTGACAGTGACCGGGAGGAGCTCCTGGCTTCCATGAAAGACCATAATGTAGGGACGATACTCAATGTAGGAGCCAGTGTACAGGACTGCAGGGACACGGTAGAACTGGCCCACCGGTGGCCGATGATTTACGGTGCGGTGGGCGTTCATCCGGATCATACGGGTGAACTGAACGAAGAGATTTTTGCCTGGCTCAGAGAGACGGCCGGCACCGACGACCGGATTGTGGCCATCGGGGAGATCGGACTGGATTATCATTGGAACATCGAGTCCCACGAGACACAGAAGAAATGGTTCATCCGCCAGCTGGAACTGGCCGGCGAGCTGGATCTTCCCGTCAGCATACACAGCAGGGACGCGGCACAGGATACCCTGGAGATTATGAAGACATACGGACAGGGACTGACCGGAAGCATTCACTGTTTTTCCTACTCTCCGGAAATAGCGGAAGAATATGTCAAAATGGGATTCTGTATCGGCACAGGCGGAGTGGTCACCTTTAAAAACGCGAAAAAACTGAAAAACACCGTGGCCCGGACGCCCATGGAATACCTGCTTCTGGAGACAGACTGTCCATATCTGGCCCCGTCTCCCCATCGCGGCGAACGCAATCATTCCATTTATCTTGATTTTGTGGCAGATACGGTCGCGCAGCTGAAGGGAATTTCCAAAGAAGAGGTGATCCGGCAGACGGAAGCGAATGCCCGCCGGGTATTCCTGAAAGCAAAGAACTGA
- a CDS encoding 3-hydroxyacyl-CoA dehydrogenase, with protein MSFKNVVVAGGGVLGSQIAYQSAFRGFHVTIWLRSEASIGRAKPKIDRLHSIYLDTLDACSKNPALTPRGFCEDPSKLTPEQFDKMKEAAEAAYNNMIYETDLAAAVADADLVIEAMAENPADKIAFYQNLAPVLEEKTILATNSSTLLPSTFAEYTGRPEKYLALHFANEIWKNNTAEIMGHPGTSPEAYQAVVSFAAEIGMVPLQLKKEQPGYILNSMLVPFLNSAQALYATGVADPETIDKTWMLATGAPAGPFRILDIVGLTTAYNIVMNRPEATSDPDSIPYKIAHKLKEYIDAGKTGVNAGEGFYRYK; from the coding sequence ATGAGCTTTAAAAACGTTGTTGTGGCAGGCGGCGGAGTACTTGGCAGTCAGATTGCCTATCAATCCGCCTTCCGTGGATTTCATGTAACCATCTGGCTGAGAAGCGAAGCATCCATCGGACGGGCCAAACCAAAAATCGACCGTCTTCACTCCATCTATCTGGATACCCTGGATGCATGCAGCAAAAACCCTGCACTGACTCCCCGCGGATTCTGCGAAGATCCATCCAAGCTGACACCGGAACAATTCGACAAAATGAAAGAAGCTGCGGAAGCTGCCTACAATAATATGATCTATGAAACGGATCTGGCAGCTGCAGTAGCAGACGCGGATCTGGTCATCGAAGCCATGGCAGAAAATCCGGCAGACAAAATCGCCTTCTATCAGAATCTGGCGCCGGTACTGGAAGAAAAAACCATACTTGCAACCAATTCTTCCACCCTGCTTCCCAGCACCTTTGCAGAATATACCGGAAGACCGGAGAAATACCTGGCGCTCCACTTTGCCAACGAAATCTGGAAAAACAACACAGCGGAAATTATGGGGCACCCGGGAACCTCACCGGAAGCTTATCAGGCAGTGGTATCCTTTGCCGCCGAAATCGGCATGGTTCCGCTGCAGCTGAAAAAAGAACAGCCCGGCTACATTCTGAATTCCATGCTGGTTCCGTTCCTGAATTCCGCCCAGGCACTTTATGCTACCGGTGTTGCGGATCCGGAAACCATTGACAAAACCTGGATGCTGGCCACCGGCGCTCCGGCAGGTCCGTTCCGGATTCTGGATATCGTAGGCCTGACCACCGCTTACAACATTGTCATGAACCGGCCGGAAGCCACCTCAGATCCGGATTCGATTCCATACAAAATCGCACACAAATTAAAAGAATACATTGATGCGGGCAAAACCGGCGTCAATGCAGGGGAAGGCTTTTATCGCTATAAATAA
- the rsmA gene encoding 16S rRNA (adenine(1518)-N(6)/adenine(1519)-N(6))-dimethyltransferase RsmA, which yields MTEKKGIPYLGNPTRTRAVIERYGFTFQKKFGQNFLIDSNILEEIVEAAGITKTDYVLEIGPGIGTMTQYLAQAARAVTAVEIDDKLIPILENTLEEFPNAEIIHGDILKLDLNRLVEEKNNGNPIKVVANLPYYITTPIIMELFESRVPMESITIMVQKEVADRMQTGPGSKDYGALSLAVQYYAEPEIVAEVPPSCFMPQPKVGSAVIRLTRHRKPPVEVSDEKLLFAVIRASFNQRRKTLANGLKNAPELHFTKEQAETAIRNIGKPLTIRGEALTLQEFAQLSNQLGNL from the coding sequence ATGACAGAAAAAAAAGGAATACCATATCTGGGCAATCCGACCCGTACCCGAGCGGTGATTGAACGGTATGGTTTTACATTTCAGAAGAAGTTCGGCCAGAATTTTCTGATTGATTCCAATATTCTCGAAGAGATCGTGGAAGCGGCCGGCATCACCAAAACGGACTATGTACTGGAAATCGGCCCCGGGATCGGGACCATGACCCAGTATCTGGCCCAGGCGGCCCGGGCTGTGACCGCAGTGGAAATAGACGATAAGCTGATACCGATTCTTGAGAATACACTGGAGGAGTTTCCGAATGCGGAGATTATCCACGGCGATATTCTGAAATTGGATCTGAATCGTCTGGTAGAGGAGAAAAATAACGGAAACCCCATCAAAGTGGTGGCAAATCTTCCATACTATATTACTACGCCGATTATCATGGAATTATTTGAAAGCCGGGTTCCCATGGAGAGCATCACCATTATGGTGCAGAAGGAAGTGGCGGACCGGATGCAGACAGGACCGGGTTCCAAAGATTACGGCGCCCTGTCCCTTGCGGTGCAGTATTATGCGGAACCGGAGATTGTGGCGGAGGTGCCTCCCTCCTGTTTTATGCCGCAGCCGAAAGTGGGATCCGCAGTGATTCGTCTGACCCGTCATCGGAAGCCTCCGGTAGAAGTCTCAGATGAAAAACTGTTGTTCGCGGTCATCCGTGCGTCCTTCAACCAGCGCCGTAAAACACTGGCAAATGGTCTGAAAAACGCGCCGGAACTGCATTTTACCAAAGAACAGGCAGAGACAGCGATTCGAAACATCGGCAAACCGTTGACCATTCGGGGAGAAGCGCTGACTCTGCAGGAATTTGCCCAGCTGAGCAATCAGTTAGGAAATCTGTGA
- a CDS encoding alanine--glyoxylate aminotransferase family protein, which translates to MYRIMTPGPTEVSENVMQARACRFTNPDLDEEFVEEYRNLCEMISRMLHTGNETLILGGEGILGLEAGIASLTEPGDRVLIIDNGLYGEGNRDFVKIYRGEPVMYSVDRKNPVDPQALEEFLKKDHGFKFATVVHCDTPSGVLNDISVICPLLKKYGILTMVDAVSSTFGEPIDVDACQIDLLCGGSQKAVSAPPGLTFVTVSEDAREAMHTRKTPIASFYANLTTFDHYYEEKWFPYTMPISDIYGFRVAIREIAADQSVYDRHRIIGECFRKAVTDAGLHLHLEGGYSNTVTVIDVPEGVSAEDILTRMREKHNIMIAGSMGYLAGKVLRIGHMGFNAKEENMCEVLRALQEVCVHYGVKLEKNMEEVFREALKQYPDYRENRGVMLGI; encoded by the coding sequence ATGTACCGAATCATGACACCGGGACCTACAGAAGTATCTGAAAACGTAATGCAGGCGCGGGCGTGCCGCTTTACCAATCCGGATCTGGATGAGGAATTTGTGGAAGAGTACAGAAATCTGTGCGAAATGATCAGCCGGATGCTTCATACCGGAAATGAAACACTGATTCTTGGCGGAGAGGGAATCCTTGGTCTGGAAGCGGGAATTGCGTCCCTGACAGAACCCGGGGACCGGGTGCTGATTATTGATAACGGATTATATGGAGAGGGCAATCGGGATTTTGTAAAGATTTACCGCGGAGAACCGGTGATGTATTCCGTGGACCGCAAAAATCCGGTGGATCCGCAGGCGCTGGAAGAATTTCTGAAAAAAGACCACGGGTTTAAATTTGCCACAGTCGTACACTGCGATACACCAAGCGGTGTCCTGAACGATATTTCTGTGATCTGCCCGCTGCTGAAGAAATATGGGATTCTGACCATGGTGGACGCGGTTTCCTCCACCTTCGGCGAGCCGATTGATGTGGATGCCTGCCAGATTGATCTCTTGTGCGGCGGATCTCAGAAAGCGGTATCCGCGCCTCCTGGACTGACGTTTGTTACCGTCAGCGAAGATGCCAGAGAGGCAATGCACACCAGAAAGACACCGATTGCTTCCTTTTATGCGAATCTGACGACATTTGACCATTATTATGAAGAAAAATGGTTTCCCTACACGATGCCGATCAGTGATATTTATGGATTTCGCGTGGCAATTCGTGAGATCGCGGCAGATCAGAGTGTCTATGACCGTCATCGGATCATCGGGGAATGTTTCCGCAAGGCAGTAACTGACGCAGGTCTGCATCTGCATCTGGAGGGTGGATATTCCAATACAGTGACTGTGATCGATGTGCCGGAGGGGGTGTCCGCGGAGGATATTCTGACCCGTATGCGGGAGAAGCACAATATTATGATTGCCGGTTCCATGGGATATCTGGCCGGAAAGGTGCTGCGGATCGGTCATATGGGTTTTAATGCCAAAGAGGAGAATATGTGTGAAGTGCTGCGGGCACTGCAGGAAGTATGCGTCCATTACGGCGTGAAACTGGAAAAAAATATGGAAGAAGTCTTCCGTGAAGCACTGAAACAGTATCCGGACTACCGGGAAAACCGGGGCGTTATGTTAGGAATCTGA
- a CDS encoding transcriptional repressor — protein MRNRSKRSKQRDSIQAFLASRHDHPTAETVYLNIREQIPNISLATVYRNLSLLSEQGEIRKISIGQGPDRFDGNTEPHSHFICRECGTIIDLAAEPALPVTDMDGHPFDGKIDEHVTCYYGLCPTCLKKTLPTGNIL, from the coding sequence ATGCGAAACCGCAGCAAACGCAGTAAGCAGCGTGACAGTATTCAAGCCTTTCTCGCATCTCGACACGATCATCCCACTGCAGAAACTGTATACCTGAACATCCGGGAACAGATCCCGAATATCAGCCTGGCAACCGTATACCGTAATCTGTCACTGTTGTCGGAGCAGGGCGAGATCCGAAAGATCAGCATTGGTCAGGGACCGGATCGTTTTGACGGGAATACAGAGCCGCACAGTCATTTTATCTGTCGGGAATGCGGAACCATCATTGATCTGGCAGCCGAACCGGCTCTGCCGGTCACAGATATGGATGGTCATCCATTCGATGGTAAGATTGATGAACATGTTACCTGCTATTATGGACTCTGCCCAACCTGTCTGAAAAAAACTCTTCCGACAGGCAATATCCTCTAA
- a CDS encoding exonuclease SbcCD subunit D, which yields MRLIHLSDLHIGKKVNEFSMLEDQRYILKEILKITDSRHAEGVMISGDIYDKSVPPAEAVTLLDEFLTELSRRNLPVFIISGNHDSPQRLDFGSRLLASEKIYISGIFEKIPQPIVQTDAYGEIHFYLLPFIKPASVRHVLGQETEGTEEEGEEEEIRTYPDALAWVMEQIPVDPSVRNVLLAHQFVTGAVCSESEELYAGGQENVDAALFDAFDYVALGHIHRPQKIGRETVRYCGTPLKYSFSEASHVKSVTLVDLKKKGEVAVEQIPLTPRRDLREIRGTYEELTARSAYEGTAVEDYLHITLTDENDIMDAMNRLRTIYPNIMKLDYDNRRTRENREIRDLTESEHRSPMELLEDFYEQQNNQPMQEAQRKYLAARIEEIWDSRERTEHR from the coding sequence ATGAGACTGATACATCTGTCAGATCTGCACATTGGAAAAAAAGTCAACGAATTTTCCATGCTGGAAGATCAGCGGTATATTCTGAAGGAAATACTGAAGATAACCGATTCCCGGCATGCGGAAGGTGTGATGATCAGCGGGGATATTTATGATAAGTCGGTGCCTCCGGCAGAGGCGGTGACGCTCCTGGACGAATTTCTGACAGAACTGTCCCGGCGGAATCTTCCGGTTTTTATCATCAGCGGCAACCATGATTCTCCCCAGCGGCTGGACTTCGGATCCAGACTGCTGGCATCGGAGAAAATATATATTTCCGGTATCTTTGAAAAAATTCCCCAGCCGATTGTGCAGACAGACGCATATGGAGAGATTCATTTCTATCTGCTTCCATTTATCAAGCCGGCATCGGTACGGCATGTCCTCGGACAGGAGACAGAAGGAACAGAGGAAGAGGGGGAGGAAGAAGAAATCCGCACGTATCCGGATGCCCTGGCCTGGGTGATGGAACAGATTCCGGTGGATCCTTCGGTGAGAAATGTGCTGCTTGCCCATCAGTTTGTCACAGGAGCTGTATGCAGTGAATCGGAGGAACTGTACGCAGGGGGGCAGGAGAATGTGGACGCTGCGCTTTTTGACGCATTTGATTATGTGGCGCTGGGACACATTCACAGACCGCAGAAAATCGGGCGGGAGACGGTGCGTTACTGCGGGACGCCCCTGAAGTATTCTTTTTCGGAAGCATCCCATGTAAAAAGCGTGACCCTTGTGGATCTGAAGAAAAAAGGAGAAGTGGCCGTGGAGCAGATTCCACTGACGCCCCGCAGGGATCTGCGGGAGATCCGGGGCACTTATGAAGAGCTGACTGCCCGGTCTGCCTATGAAGGTACGGCAGTGGAGGATTATCTGCACATCACCCTGACAGATGAAAACGATATCATGGATGCGATGAACCGGCTGCGTACCATCTATCCGAATATTATGAAACTGGATTATGACAACCGGCGGACTAGAGAAAACCGCGAAATCAGAGACCTGACAGAATCGGAACACAGGAGTCCGATGGAACTTCTGGAAGATTTCTATGAACAGCAGAACAATCAGCCGATGCAGGAAGCACAGCGGAAGTATCTGGCTGCGCGGATCGAAGAAATCTGGGACAGCCGGGAGAGGACGGAACACAGATGA
- a CDS encoding ferritin family protein: protein MAKFVCSVCGYVYEGDSLPADFTCPVCKAPASKFTEQKGEMEWAAEHVVGVAQGASEDIMADLRANFEGECSEVGMYLAMARVAHREGYPEIGLYYEKAAYEEAEHASKFAELLGEVITDSTKKNLEMRIDAENGATAGKTDLAKRAKAANLDAIHDTVHEMARDEARHGKAFLGLYNRYFK, encoded by the coding sequence ATGGCAAAATTTGTATGTTCTGTATGTGGTTATGTGTATGAAGGCGATTCTCTTCCGGCAGATTTCACCTGCCCGGTATGTAAAGCACCGGCTTCCAAATTCACCGAGCAGAAAGGTGAGATGGAATGGGCTGCCGAGCATGTAGTAGGTGTTGCTCAGGGTGCCAGCGAAGATATCATGGCTGACCTTCGCGCAAACTTTGAAGGTGAATGCTCTGAAGTAGGTATGTACCTTGCTATGGCACGTGTGGCACATCGTGAAGGTTATCCGGAAATCGGCCTTTACTATGAAAAAGCTGCTTATGAAGAAGCAGAGCACGCATCCAAATTCGCAGAACTGCTTGGCGAAGTAATCACAGACAGCACCAAGAAAAATCTTGAGATGCGGATCGACGCTGAAAACGGCGCTACAGCAGGCAAAACAGATCTGGCTAAGAGAGCAAAAGCTGCAAACCTTGACGCAATCCATGACACAGTTCATGAAATGGCAAGAGATGAAGCTCGTCATGGTAAAGCTTTCCTGGGTCTGTACAACAGATATTTCAAATAA
- the tadA gene encoding tRNA adenosine(34) deaminase TadA gives MKYMKEAIRQAKKAKDLGEVPIGCVIVYEDRIIGRGYNRRNTDRSTLAHAELAAIRKACKKMGDWRLEGCTMYVTLEPCQMCSGALVQSRISKVVIGTMNPKAGCAGSVLNLLQMKAFNHQVDVEYGLCKEMCAEILRDFFRDLRRKNKEIRLQERKQKEIQSQELG, from the coding sequence ATTAAATATATGAAGGAAGCTATCCGGCAGGCAAAAAAAGCAAAGGATCTGGGTGAAGTACCCATCGGCTGTGTGATTGTGTATGAAGACCGGATTATCGGCCGGGGCTATAACCGGCGCAATACGGACAGAAGCACGCTGGCCCACGCGGAACTGGCCGCCATCCGGAAAGCCTGTAAAAAAATGGGAGACTGGCGTCTGGAAGGGTGTACTATGTATGTAACACTGGAACCCTGTCAGATGTGCTCCGGCGCGCTGGTACAGTCCAGGATCAGCAAGGTGGTAATCGGAACCATGAATCCTAAGGCGGGCTGTGCAGGGTCTGTGCTGAATCTTCTGCAGATGAAAGCCTTCAATCATCAGGTAGACGTGGAATACGGATTGTGTAAGGAAATGTGTGCGGAAATCCTTCGTGATTTTTTCCGGGATCTGAGAAGAAAAAACAAAGAAATCCGTTTGCAGGAACGGAAACAGAAAGAAATACAGAGCCAGGAGCTAGGATAA